One window of Ziziphus jujuba cultivar Dongzao chromosome 5, ASM3175591v1 genomic DNA carries:
- the LOC107422633 gene encoding mechanosensitive ion channel protein 8 isoform X3: MSQSHRRETVVDIESNGGCSKEKEVPSKSDGEGFPVQIHQGSPEKSAEHMRRRSKEFSSGQENWQQSSSTGAAAEVLRCSSNASFRRNSWKPPLSKTRSRFSDAFEQSCEKSDRLINSGRKLLRKDDENDDRDGFDEDGIEDIPGEYTKTKFSPISLLQWVSLVLIIAALVCSLSIPVLTRQTLWDLPLWKWEIMVLALICGRLVSGWGVRLVVIIIERNFLLRKRVLYFVYGLRRAVQNCLWLGLVLLVWHSIFDDKVEHETKSRILPYVTRILVCLLLTTIIWLLKTLLVKVLALSFHVNTFFERIQEALFSQYVIETLSGPPLFERHHLREEERGAAAAELREFENAAGVSMPSELRATLLQRSTGRVTGSGGGLQQSPSIGKNPRFSRPMSDKQDEKIPIDHLHKLSQKNISAWNMRRMINIIRHGSLTTLDEQIINSDVEDESSVHIRTECQAKEAARQIFLKVAKPGSQYILLEDVMRFMSKDEALKAMQLFGAANENEKISKSSLKDWVVHAFRERKALALSLNDTKTAVDELHNMLNILVAIIIMIIWLLILGIPITQFLVFVSSQLLLVVFIFGNTCRTIFEAIIFLFVMHPFDVGDRCEVEGVQMIVEEMNILTTVFLRHGRRYRFLHPHLNSS, from the exons ATGTCTCAGAGTCATAGAAGAGAAACAGTTGTGGACATTGAAAGTAATGGTGGTTGtagcaaagaaaaagaggtTCCATCAAAATCTGATGGAGAGGGCTTTCCGGTTCAAATACATCAAGGTTCACCAGAGAAATCTGCGGAACACATGCGGCGAAGGAGCAAAGAGTTCTCTTCTGGCCAAGAAAATTGGCAGCAGTCCTCCAGTACCGGCGCTGCTGCAGAGGTTCTGAGGTGCAGTTCAAACGCTTCTTTTCGACGGAATTCGTGGAAGCCTCCCCTAAGCAAAACAAGGTCCAGGTTCAGCGACGCATTTGAGCAATCGTGTGAGAAATCGGACAGACTGATAAATTCTGGACGAAAATTGCTGCGAAAAGATGACGAGAACGATGATAGGGACGGTTTTGATGAGGACGGCATTGAAGACATACCGGGAGAGTACACAAAAACCAAGTTCAGCCCAATCTCATTGCTTCAGTGGGTGAGTCTTGTTTTGATTATAGCGGCCTTAGTTTGTAGTCTTTCGATTCCAGTTCTGACCAGGCAGACGCTGTGGGACCTTCCGTTGTGGAAATGGGAAATAATGGTTTTAGCATTAATCTGTGGGCGTTTGGTCTCCGGGTGGGGAGTTCGTTTGGTTGTGATCATTATAGAGCGTAATTTTCTTCTGCGCAAACGGGTTCTGTATTTTGTATATGGGTTGAGGAGGGCCGTCCAAAATTGCCTGTGGCTTGGTCTGGTTTTGCTGGTATGGCATTCCATCTTTGATGATAAGGTTGAGCACGAGACAAAGAGTAGGATTTTACCTTATGTGACCAGGATTTTGGTTTGTCTTCTGTTGACTACCATCATATGGCTTCTGAAAACTCTTCTTGTTAAGGTACTTGCTTTGTCTTTCCATGTGAACACCTTCTTTGAAAGGATTCAGGAGGCTCTGTTCAGTCAGTATGTGATCGAGACTCTTTCCGGTCCCCCACTGTTTGAAAGACATCATCTACGTGAAGAGGAAAGGGGGGCTGCTGCTGCTGAGCTTCGGGAGTTTGAGAATGCTGCTGGGGTTTCTATGCCTAGTGAGCTCAGGGCAACTCTGCTTCAAAGGAGTACTGGAAGAGTTACTGGGAGTGGTGGTGGACTACAGCAATCCCCTTCAATTGGGAAGAATCCTAGATTTTCAAGGCCAATGTCTGATAAACAAGACGAGAAAATCCCGATTGACCACTTGCATAAGCTGAGTCAGAAGAATATTTCAGCTTGGAATATGAGGAGGATGATAAATATCATCCGCCATGGGTCCTTGACCACTCTGGATGAGCAGATAATCAATTCTGACGTTGAGGATGAGTCTTCTGTACATATTAGAACTGAATGCCAAGCCAAAGAGGCAGCCAGGCAGATATTCCTCAAAGTTGCCAAGCCGGGGTCCCA ATACATTTTGCTGGAGGATGTCATGCGTTTTATGAGTAAGGATGAAGCGTTGAAGGCAATGCAACTTTTTGGAGCAGCAAATGAAAACGAGAAAATTAGCAAATCTTCTCTGAAAGATTGGGTG GTCCATgcatttagagagagaaaagcaCTTGCATTGTCTCTCAATGACACAAAAACGGCGGTAGACGAGCTTCACAATATGTTGAACATTCTTGTAGCTATCATTATTATGATAATTTGGCTTCTTATACTTGGAATTCCAATCACCCAATTCCTTGTCTTCGTAAGCTCTCAGCTTCTCTTGGTTGTATTCATATTTGGGAATACCTGTAGGACAATCTTTGAAGCAATCATCTTCTTATTTGTAATGCACCCATTTGATGTGGGAGATCGTTGTGAAGTGGAAGGAGTTCAG ATGATAGTTGAGGAGATGAACATATTAACCACAGTCTTTCTGAG ACATGGGAGACGCTATCGATTTTTGCATCCACATCTCAACTCCAGTTGA
- the LOC107422633 gene encoding mechanosensitive ion channel protein 8 isoform X2 encodes MSQSHRRETVVDIESNGGCSKEKEVPSKSDGEGFPVQIHQGSPEKSAEHMRRRSKEFSSGQENWQQSSSTGAAAEVLRCSSNASFRRNSWKPPLSKTRSRFSDAFEQSCEKSDRLINSGRKLLRKDDENDDRDGFDEDGIEDIPGEYTKTKFSPISLLQWVSLVLIIAALVCSLSIPVLTRQTLWDLPLWKWEIMVLALICGRLVSGWGVRLVVIIIERNFLLRKRVLYFVYGLRRAVQNCLWLGLVLLVWHSIFDDKVEHETKSRILPYVTRILVCLLLTTIIWLLKTLLVKVLALSFHVNTFFERIQEALFSQYVIETLSGPPLFERHHLREEERGAAAAELREFENAAGVSMPSELRATLLQRSTGRVTGSGGGLQQSPSIGKNPRFSRPMSDKQDEKIPIDHLHKLSQKNISAWNMRRMINIIRHGSLTTLDEQIINSDVEDESSVHIRTECQAKEAARQIFLKVAKPGSQYILLEDVMRFMSKDEALKAMQLFGAANENEKISKSSLKDWVVHAFRERKALALSLNDTKTAVDELHNMLNILVAIIIMIIWLLILGIPITQFLVFVSSQLLLVVFIFGNTCRTIFEAIIFLFVMHPFDVGDRCEVEGVQVRSSSYQHVMLLWVLSLLLFRFVRSLQMIVEEMNILTTVFLRHGRRYRFLHPHLNSS; translated from the exons ATGTCTCAGAGTCATAGAAGAGAAACAGTTGTGGACATTGAAAGTAATGGTGGTTGtagcaaagaaaaagaggtTCCATCAAAATCTGATGGAGAGGGCTTTCCGGTTCAAATACATCAAGGTTCACCAGAGAAATCTGCGGAACACATGCGGCGAAGGAGCAAAGAGTTCTCTTCTGGCCAAGAAAATTGGCAGCAGTCCTCCAGTACCGGCGCTGCTGCAGAGGTTCTGAGGTGCAGTTCAAACGCTTCTTTTCGACGGAATTCGTGGAAGCCTCCCCTAAGCAAAACAAGGTCCAGGTTCAGCGACGCATTTGAGCAATCGTGTGAGAAATCGGACAGACTGATAAATTCTGGACGAAAATTGCTGCGAAAAGATGACGAGAACGATGATAGGGACGGTTTTGATGAGGACGGCATTGAAGACATACCGGGAGAGTACACAAAAACCAAGTTCAGCCCAATCTCATTGCTTCAGTGGGTGAGTCTTGTTTTGATTATAGCGGCCTTAGTTTGTAGTCTTTCGATTCCAGTTCTGACCAGGCAGACGCTGTGGGACCTTCCGTTGTGGAAATGGGAAATAATGGTTTTAGCATTAATCTGTGGGCGTTTGGTCTCCGGGTGGGGAGTTCGTTTGGTTGTGATCATTATAGAGCGTAATTTTCTTCTGCGCAAACGGGTTCTGTATTTTGTATATGGGTTGAGGAGGGCCGTCCAAAATTGCCTGTGGCTTGGTCTGGTTTTGCTGGTATGGCATTCCATCTTTGATGATAAGGTTGAGCACGAGACAAAGAGTAGGATTTTACCTTATGTGACCAGGATTTTGGTTTGTCTTCTGTTGACTACCATCATATGGCTTCTGAAAACTCTTCTTGTTAAGGTACTTGCTTTGTCTTTCCATGTGAACACCTTCTTTGAAAGGATTCAGGAGGCTCTGTTCAGTCAGTATGTGATCGAGACTCTTTCCGGTCCCCCACTGTTTGAAAGACATCATCTACGTGAAGAGGAAAGGGGGGCTGCTGCTGCTGAGCTTCGGGAGTTTGAGAATGCTGCTGGGGTTTCTATGCCTAGTGAGCTCAGGGCAACTCTGCTTCAAAGGAGTACTGGAAGAGTTACTGGGAGTGGTGGTGGACTACAGCAATCCCCTTCAATTGGGAAGAATCCTAGATTTTCAAGGCCAATGTCTGATAAACAAGACGAGAAAATCCCGATTGACCACTTGCATAAGCTGAGTCAGAAGAATATTTCAGCTTGGAATATGAGGAGGATGATAAATATCATCCGCCATGGGTCCTTGACCACTCTGGATGAGCAGATAATCAATTCTGACGTTGAGGATGAGTCTTCTGTACATATTAGAACTGAATGCCAAGCCAAAGAGGCAGCCAGGCAGATATTCCTCAAAGTTGCCAAGCCGGGGTCCCA ATACATTTTGCTGGAGGATGTCATGCGTTTTATGAGTAAGGATGAAGCGTTGAAGGCAATGCAACTTTTTGGAGCAGCAAATGAAAACGAGAAAATTAGCAAATCTTCTCTGAAAGATTGGGTG GTCCATgcatttagagagagaaaagcaCTTGCATTGTCTCTCAATGACACAAAAACGGCGGTAGACGAGCTTCACAATATGTTGAACATTCTTGTAGCTATCATTATTATGATAATTTGGCTTCTTATACTTGGAATTCCAATCACCCAATTCCTTGTCTTCGTAAGCTCTCAGCTTCTCTTGGTTGTATTCATATTTGGGAATACCTGTAGGACAATCTTTGAAGCAATCATCTTCTTATTTGTAATGCACCCATTTGATGTGGGAGATCGTTGTGAAGTGGAAGGAGTTCAGGTAAGATCATCATCATACCAGCATGTTATGTTGTTGTGGGTATTATCTCTATTGCTTTTTAGGTTTGTTCGGTCTCTGCAGATGATAGTTGAGGAGATGAACATATTAACCACAGTCTTTCTGAG ACATGGGAGACGCTATCGATTTTTGCATCCACATCTCAACTCCAGTTGA